The region AGCCCATCGTCGACCTCGCCACCCGCCACACCACCGTCTCGGTCGAGCGGGCCACGCTCCGCCTCGCCGGACTGGGTGGCGCGGACCCGGACGGCACGCCGTGGGTGAACCGCCTCGCCGACGCCGTACGCGCGGACGTCGGCCTCGACCACGGCGTGAGCCTGCCGGTGTGGGACGCGCTGCTCCGGGGCGAGGGCGACGACCTGCTCACGCTGGCCCAGAAGGCCGCGGCCGGCTCGGTGACCTTCCGGATCCCCGAGGGCAAGGACGCGACCCGCGCCGCCGCGGCGTCGCGCAAGGCCGTCGCCGCCGGGATCAAGCAGATCGACCGCCAGCGCACGGCTCGCGAGCGGATGGTCGCCAAGGTCGGCGACGCCCCCAGCAAGCCGTGGATCTACCTGATCGTCGCCACCGGCGACATCCACGAGGACATCCCGCAGGCGCAGGCCGCCGCCCGCGAGGGTGCGGACGTGATCGCGGTCATCCGGTCCACCGGTCAGTCGTTGCTCGACTTCGTGCCCGAGGGCGCGACGCGCGAGGGCTTCGCCGGCACCTACGCGACGCAGGAGAACTTCCGCCTGATGCGCGCTGCCCTCGACGACGTCTCCAAGGAGCTGGGCCGCTACGTGCGGCTGACCAACTACGCCTCCGGCCTCTGCATGCCGGAGATCGCGGTCCTCGCCGGCCTCGAGCGGCTCGACATGATGCTCAACGACTCGATGTACGGGATCCTCTTCCGCGACATCAACCCGGTGCGCACGTTCGTCGACCAGCGCTTCTCCCGGCAGGTGCACGCCCGCGCCGGCATCGTCATCAACACCGGCGAGGACAACTACCTCACCACCGCCGACGCCGTCGACGAGGCCCACACCGTGACGGTGAGCCAGCTGCTGAACGAGTACTTCGCCAAGGAGGCCGGCCTCGAGGACTGGCAGCTCGGCCTCGGTCACGCGTTCGAGATCAACCCCGACCTGCCGGAGTCGTTCCGGCTGGAGCTCGCGCACGCGCTGCTGGCGCGCGAGCTCTTCCCGAAGGCGCCGCTGAAGTGGATGCCGCCGACGAAGCACATGACCGGTGACGTGTTCCGCGGCTACCTGCTGGACGGCTTCTTCAACCTGGTGGGGGCGCTCACCGACCAGGGCATCCTGCTCGTCGGGATGATGACCGAGGCGGTGGTCACGCCGTTCCTGTCCGACCGCGACCTGGCGCTGCAGAACGTCCGCTACGTCCTGGACGCGGCAGGCAACCTGCACGAGGACTTCCGCCCGGCGCCCGGCGGCTTCATCCAGAGCCGGGCGCACCAGGTGCTCGACGAGGCGGTCGACCTGCTGGAGGCGATCGTGGCCGAGCCGGGCAAGGCCCCGCTGCTCGAGGCCATCGGGGACGGGACGTTCGGCCTGATGAAGCGGCCGGCCGACCGGGGCAAAGGCCTCGACGGGGTCGTGCGCACCTCGGCCGGCTACTACAACCCGGCCACCGACGTGCTCGAGAACGACTCCGCGCCGGTGACGGCCCGGGGAGGTGGCCGGTGAAGAAGATCGTCCGGCCGTACGG is a window of Actinomycetes bacterium DNA encoding:
- a CDS encoding lysine 5,6-aminomutase subunit alpha, with protein sequence MATRHTSRLGIDGADVRRARTLARQVGKPIVDLATRHTTVSVERATLRLAGLGGADPDGTPWVNRLADAVRADVGLDHGVSLPVWDALLRGEGDDLLTLAQKAAAGSVTFRIPEGKDATRAAAASRKAVAAGIKQIDRQRTARERMVAKVGDAPSKPWIYLIVATGDIHEDIPQAQAAAREGADVIAVIRSTGQSLLDFVPEGATREGFAGTYATQENFRLMRAALDDVSKELGRYVRLTNYASGLCMPEIAVLAGLERLDMMLNDSMYGILFRDINPVRTFVDQRFSRQVHARAGIVINTGEDNYLTTADAVDEAHTVTVSQLLNEYFAKEAGLEDWQLGLGHAFEINPDLPESFRLELAHALLARELFPKAPLKWMPPTKHMTGDVFRGYLLDGFFNLVGALTDQGILLVGMMTEAVVTPFLSDRDLALQNVRYVLDAAGNLHEDFRPAPGGFIQSRAHQVLDEAVDLLEAIVAEPGKAPLLEAIGDGTFGLMKRPADRGKGLDGVVRTSAGYYNPATDVLENDSAPVTARGGGR